Proteins from a genomic interval of Medicago truncatula cultivar Jemalong A17 chromosome 3, MtrunA17r5.0-ANR, whole genome shotgun sequence:
- the LOC11424992 gene encoding 2-oxoisovalerate dehydrogenase subunit alpha 2, mitochondrial: MSMNTMIRKSTTILTYFKSNYNNFFSTSTRRKPNLTNHHPRRFNSTTSPNPIHDQVIDFPGGNLKFIPQMTFLSESQQHRVPCYRVLDDNGEPIFGTDFVQVSEDFAVKMYNNMVALQTMDTIFYEAQRQGRISFYVTTNGEEAINIASAAALSMNDVIFPQYREQGVLLWRGFTLQEFANQCFSNKFDNGKGRQMPAHYGSNKHNYMNVASTVATQIPHAVGAAYSLKMDKKDACAVTYFGDGGSSEGDFHAGLNFAAVMEAPVIFICRNNGWAISTPTSDQFRSDGIVVKGQAYGVRSIRVDGNDALAIYSAVQAARQMAVSEERPILIEALTYRVGHHSTSDDSTKYRPANEIEWWRLSRDPVARFRKWIERNGWWNDMAESELRNSLRQQLLQTIQVAESVEKPPLADMFSDVYDVPPSNLHEQEKRLKETVKKHPHVYPTNISI; the protein is encoded by the exons ATGAGCATGAACACGATGATCAGAAAATCTACCACCATTCTCACCTACTTCAAATCCAACTACAACAACTTCTTCTCAACTTCCACTCGTCGGAAACCTAATCTCACCAACCACCACCCACGCCGCTTTAACTCCACCACATCTCCTAACCCCATTCACGATCAGGTAATTGATTTTCCTGGAGGAAATCTCAAATTCATCCCTCAAATGACATTTTTATCTGAATCACAACAACACAGAGTTCCTTGTTACCGTGTTCTTGATGATAATGGTGAACCAATTTTTGGGACTGATTTTGTTCAG GTGAGTGAGGATTTTGCTGTTAAAATGTACAATAACATGGTTGCATTACAAACAATGGACACTATCTTCTATGAAGCACAAAGACAAGGCAGAATCTCATTTTATGTAACAACAAATGGAGAAGAAGCTATCAACATTGCATCAGCTGCTGCTCTTTCCATGAATGATGTTATTTTCCCGCAG TATAGGGAACAAGGAGTCTTGTTATGGCGTGGTTTCACTCTGCAAGAATTCGCAAATCAGTGTTTTTCAAATAAGTTTGACAATGGGAAAGGAAGGCAGATGCCAGCCCATTATGGGTCCAACAAGCACAATTACATGAATGTAGCTTCAACTGTTGC TACGCAAATTCCCCATGCTGTTGGAGCTGCATATTCCTTAAAGATGGACAAAAAGGATGCATGTGCCGTAACATATTTCGGAGATGGTGGTTCAAGTGAG GGAGATTTCCATGCCGGATTAAATTTTGCAGCAGTAATGGAGGCCCCAGTTATTTTTATATGCCGGAATAATGGATGGGCTATAAGTACCCCTACATCAGATCAGTTTCGAA GTGATGGTATTGTTGTGAAAGGACAGGCTTATGGAGTCCGTAGCATTCGTGTAGATGGGAATGATGCTCTGGCCATTTATAGTGCTGTTCAAGCTGCTCGTCAAATGGCAGTTAGCGAAGAGAGACCAATTCTAATAGAA GCTCTTACATATAGAGTAGGACACCACTCCACATCAGATGACTCTACCAAGTATCGTCCCGCCAACGAGATTGAATGGTGGAGATTGTCACGTGATCCCGTAGCGAGATTTAGAAAGTGGATAGAAAGGAATGGTTGGTGGAATGACATGGCTGAGTCTGAGCTTAGGAACAGTTTGAGACAGCAG CTTCTACAGACCATTCAAGTTGCTGAGAGTGTAGAAAAACCTCCACTTGCAGACATGTTTAGTGATGTATATGATGTTCCTCCATCCAATCTCCATGAACAGGAGAAACGGTTGAAGGAGACAGTAAAAAAACATCCACATGTGTACCCAACAAATATTTCCATATAG
- the LOC11420726 gene encoding cation/H(+) antiporter 15, translating into MADKRNKTGDYIVCYAPAMITTNGIWQGDSPLEFSLPLFILQLTLVVAATRIFVFVLKPFRQPRVIAEILGGVILGPSVLGKNEIFANAVFPLRSVMVIETMANVGLLYFLFLVGVEMDITVLRSVGRKAVAAAIAGMVLPFILGGAFIFFLKRESHCDTNRGTYVLFLGVALSVTAFPVLARILAELKLINTDIGKLALSAALISDVCAWILLALAIAMAENQATSFASLWVLLSAAAFVAICIYAVRPAASWIVQKTPEGESFSEFYISLILAGVMVSGFITDAIGTHSVFGAFVFGLAIPNGPLGVSLVEKLEDFVSGLLLPLFFAISGLKTNIGLIKGSFTWVILILVIFLACIGKIVGTLAVAIYYRMPIREGATLGLLMNTKGLVEMIVLNVGKDQKVFDEESFAVMVIITVIMTGIIVPAVSIIYRPSRRNIYYKRRTIQKSKPDAEFKVLVCVHSPRNVPTMISLLGASNPTKRSPICAYVLHLVELCGRTSAMLIVHNTNKPEHQALNRTEAQSDHIISAFKNYEKHSSFVTVQPLSAVSPYSTMHEDICNLAEDKRVSLIIVPFHKQQTVDGAMEATNMAFRTINQNVLANAPCSVGILVDRGLSGSNRLASDQVSHHVAVMFFGGPDDREALCYGWRMLEHSGTSLTIMRFVPGERVSEPVRQQHRLNSDEPSVLTVETDIEKQLDDKLIHEFRTKYGNDDSVDYFEKVVNNGEETVAAIRAMDDIHDLFIVGRGRGMISPLTAGLTDWSECPEMGAIGDLLAASDFAASASVLVVQQHVGIGSNGDGLETPNGGEEYNNSSDTDHNSTSSRGHTVFYTERTSPHTL; encoded by the exons ATGGCcgataaaagaaacaaaacaggTGATTATATAGTGTGTTATGCACCAGCCATGATAACAACGAATGGAATATGGCAAGGAGATAGCCCTTTGGAATTTTCTCTGCCACTTTTCATCTTACAATTAACCTTAGTTGTTGCAGCCACTCGCATATTTGTCTTTGTTCTCAAGCCCTTTCGCCAGCCGCGCGTCATAGCAGAAATTCTG GGAGGAGTAATATTAGGTCCTTCAGTGCTAGGAAAAAACGAAATATTTGCCAATGCAGTTTTCCCTCTAAGAAGTGTGATGGTGATTGAAACAATGGCGAATGTTGgtcttctttattttcttttcttggtTGGTGTGGAGATGGACATAACGGTTTTGCGCAGCGTAGGCAGAAAGGCAGTGGCTGCAGCAATTGCCGGCATGGTTTTGCCTTTCATCCTTGGCGGTGCTTTCATCttctttttgaaaagagaaagcCACTGTGACACGAACCGAGGAACTTATGTTCTGTTCCTCGGTGTCGCTCTTTCTGTCACTGCATTTCCTGTTCTAGCTAGGATCCTCGCCGAGCTAAAACTCATCAACACAGATATAGGAAAGCTTGCTCTTTCGGCTGCACTCATCAGTGATGTGTGTGCTTGGATTCTCTTGGCTTTAGCCATTGCAATGGCTGAGAACCAAGCAACTTCTTTCGCTTCCCTTTGGGTTCTATTGTCTGCCGCAGCGTTTGTCGCCATTTGTATTTACGCTGTTAGACCCGCAGCTTCATGGATAGTTCAGAAAACACCTGAGGGTGAATCTTTCAGTGAGTTTTATATATCTCTTATATTAGCCGGAGTCATGGTCTCCGGTTTCATCACTGATGCTATTGGAACTCATTCTGTTTTCGGAGCTTTTGTGTTCGGTTTGGCAATTCCGAATGGACCGCTTGGTGTTTCTCTGGTAGAAAAGCTTGAGGATTTTGTTTCAGGACTTTTGTTACCTCTCTTTTTTGCCATTAGTGGGTTAAAAACCAATATAGGACTCATTAAAGGGTCTTTTACTTGGGTTATTCTTATTCTTGTCATTTTTCTTGCTTGCATTGGCAAAATTGTTGGAACTCTAGCTGTTGCAATCTATTATCGAATGCCGATTCGTGAAGGTGCTACCCTTGGCTTACTCATGAACACTAAAGGACTAGTTGAAATGATTGTGCTCAATGTTGGAAAGGACCAAAAG GTTTTCGATGAAGAATCATTTGCAGTTATGGTGATCATAACAGTCATAATGACTGGAATAATTGTACCTGCTGTATCAATAATTTATAGACCATCAAGGAGAAACATATATTACAAAAGAAGAACAATTCAGAAATCAAAACCAGATGCAGAATTTAAAGTACTAGTATGTGTTCATAGTCCTCGAAACGTGCCAACAATGATCAGCCTCCTTGGAGCCTCGAATCCAACAAAGAGGTCACCGATATGCGCCTATGTGCTCCATTTGGTCGAACTCTGCGGACGTACATCAGCAATGCTTATTGTTCACAACACAAATAAACCAGAACATCAAGCCCTCAACCGAACCGAAGCTCAATCCGACCATATAATCAGTGCCTTTAAAAATTACGAGAAACACTCTTCGTTTGTCACGGTACAGCCCTTGTCAGCAGTTTCCCCTTACTCCACAATGCACGAAGATATCTGCAATTTAGCAGAAGACAAGCGCGTATCTCTAATAATCGTTCCATTTCATAAACAACAAACAGTCGATGGTGCAATGGAAGCAACAAACATGGCATTTCGAACCATCAACCAAAATGTACTAGCAAATGCACCTTGCTCGGTCGGAATTCTAGTCGATAGAGGCTTAAGCGGTTCGAACCGGTTAGCCTCGGATCAAGTATCACATCATGTAGCAGTGATGTTTTTTGGTGGACCGGACGACAGAGAAGCATTATGCTATGGATGGAGAATGTTGGAACATAGCGGTACAAGCCTAACAATAATGCGCTTCGTCCCGGGCGAAAGAGTAAGTGAACCGGTTCGACAACAACATAGACTCAATTCAGATGAACCAAGTGTTTTAACAGTTGAAACAGATATAGAAAAACAACTTGATGATAAACTAATACATGAGTTTAGGACGAAATATGGAAATGATGATTCGGTTGATTATTTTGAGAAGGTGGTTAACAATGGAGAGGAAACAGTGGCAGCAATAAGAGCAATGGATGACATTCATGATCTTTTTATAGTTGGAAGAGGTCGAGGAATGATATCACCATTGACAGCAGGACTCACTGATTGGAGTGAGTGTCCTGAAATGGGTGCAATTGGTGACTTATTAGCAGCTTCAGATTTTGCAGCAAGTGCTTCAGTTTTGGTAGTTCAACAACATGttgggataggatcaaatggtGATGGATTAGAAACACCAAATGGTGGTGAAGAATATAATAATAGTAGTGACACAGATCACAATTCTACATCATCAAGGGGACACACTGTTTTTTATACAGAACGAACTAGTCCTCATactttataa
- the LOC11420727 gene encoding NAC domain-containing protein 104, with the protein MGDTVKLPPGFVFSPTDEELILHFLYSKKASLISSHPNFIPDLDPSLLVPWELNDKALCGGNDEYYFFAKVKENKSSTENGHWEEIGVTVPIFSGTDQKVGMKKYLLFHIGELAQSFETSWVMQEYHICSTGFDQSTVSYHGDNKVGENWSEWVLCRVYEIDKNMYPQEGVNYCNSDDDDSGTDLSWQDQVFLSLELEDDMEGITMPQ; encoded by the exons ATGGGAGATACTGTCAAGCTTCCTCCTGGATTTGTCTTCTCTCCAACAGATGAAGAACTTatccttcattttctctattcTAAGAAGGCTTCTCTTATTTCATCTCATCCAAACTTCATCCCTGATCTAGACCCGTCTCTACTTGTTCCTTGGGAATTAAATG ATAAGGCATTGTGCGGTGGAAATGATGAATACTATTTCTTCGCCAAAGTGAAGGAAAATAAATCCAGTACTGAGAATGGGCATTGGGAGGAAATTGGTGTGACAGTACCAATATTTTCAGGCACTGACCAGAAAGTGGGAATGAAGAAGTACCTATTATTCCACATTGGCGAATTAGCACAAAGTTTTGAAACAAGTTGGGTAATGCAAGAATATCATATTTGCTCCACTGGATTTGATCAAAGTACTGTTTCATATCATGGTGATAATAAAGTG GGTGAAAATTGGAGCGAGTGGGTTTTATGCAGAGTGTATGAAATTGATAAGAACATGTATCCTCAAGAAGGTGTAAATTACTGCAACAGCGATGATGATGACAGTGGAACTGATCTTTCATGGCAAGACCAAGTTTTTCTGTCTTTGGAGTTGGAAGATGACATGGAAGGAATAACCATGCCTCAGTAG